One segment of Desulfosudis oleivorans Hxd3 DNA contains the following:
- a CDS encoding chloride channel protein, protein MGIRLRSPLTNRHLNLILLALVVGVCSGLGAVAIRLMIKYGTLLFFGVYGNFLESVTQVSVARRLAAPMLGGLIVGPLIYFLAKEAKGHGVPEVMLAVLLRDGRIRKRVAFVKALASAITIGSGGSVGREGPIVQIGSSLGSTIAQRFNLEKRDTATLVACGAAGGIAAAFNAPIAGALFAVEIILGDFGVAALSPIIISSVISTIVARGLEGNLVAFSVPPYALNTPWELIPYTVLGAVAGLVAVLFIVVLYRMEHAYDNWRFPEYLKPFTGGVLVAIICLAFPHMYGVGYDSINGALHGAWPLWMLVAMVFMKIMATSITLASGGSGGVFAPSLFIGASVGGVVGTVTHQLFPQAATSGTYALVGMGAVVAATTQAPITAIIIIFELTQDYHIIPPLMFSCIISTLVASMVKSESIYTQKLQLKGIRLTEGKEESILKEIGVERVMRQGLVFPENMPLRPIIDQVLTSTQNVFPMVNEDGLLRGTLTLGGLKTVFYQRDFLADLVIAKDIAAPPVFLTRKGTLHNVMEINNHRLVEEVPIVNNAREKKYLGMVSVQDVISLYNSEIKKRELALAVVTRKKYKDITEGVSLGEGYRLTELPLPESFMGKSLKDLAFRNQYNLEIILIKRKGRPDIIPDPDTPLNPGDRIVVVGVLDDIRTFQKAEQVS, encoded by the coding sequence ATGGGTATCCGGCTTCGGTCTCCGCTGACCAATCGCCACCTGAACCTGATCCTTCTGGCTCTCGTTGTGGGGGTTTGTTCAGGGCTCGGCGCGGTGGCCATCCGGCTTATGATCAAGTACGGCACCCTGCTCTTTTTCGGGGTGTACGGCAACTTTCTGGAATCCGTGACGCAGGTGTCTGTTGCAAGGCGGTTGGCCGCTCCCATGCTGGGTGGCCTTATTGTGGGCCCACTGATCTACTTTCTGGCCAAGGAAGCCAAGGGCCACGGGGTGCCTGAAGTGATGCTGGCGGTTCTCCTTCGGGACGGTCGCATTCGAAAACGGGTTGCCTTTGTAAAGGCCCTGGCGTCGGCCATTACCATCGGTTCCGGCGGGTCGGTGGGCCGGGAAGGCCCCATTGTCCAGATCGGCTCTTCCCTGGGGTCCACAATTGCCCAGCGGTTTAACCTGGAAAAGCGGGATACCGCCACGCTGGTGGCCTGTGGCGCCGCCGGCGGCATTGCCGCCGCCTTTAACGCGCCCATTGCCGGCGCCCTGTTTGCCGTGGAAATCATTCTCGGTGATTTCGGGGTGGCGGCCTTAAGTCCCATCATCATCAGCTCGGTGATTTCCACTATTGTCGCCCGCGGCCTGGAAGGCAACCTGGTGGCCTTTTCCGTGCCGCCCTATGCGCTGAACACCCCGTGGGAGCTGATACCCTATACCGTGCTGGGGGCGGTGGCCGGACTGGTGGCCGTTCTGTTTATCGTGGTGTTGTACCGGATGGAACACGCCTATGATAACTGGCGGTTTCCCGAATATCTGAAGCCCTTTACCGGGGGCGTTCTTGTGGCCATTATCTGCCTGGCCTTTCCCCACATGTACGGTGTGGGGTATGACAGCATCAATGGCGCTCTGCACGGCGCCTGGCCGCTATGGATGCTGGTGGCCATGGTGTTCATGAAAATCATGGCGACGTCCATTACCCTGGCATCCGGCGGGTCGGGCGGTGTGTTCGCCCCGTCCCTGTTCATCGGCGCTTCAGTGGGCGGGGTCGTGGGCACCGTGACGCACCAGCTGTTTCCCCAGGCCGCCACTTCCGGCACTTACGCGCTGGTGGGAATGGGCGCGGTGGTGGCGGCCACCACCCAGGCCCCGATTACCGCCATTATCATTATTTTTGAACTGACACAGGACTATCACATTATTCCGCCGCTGATGTTTTCCTGCATCATCAGCACCCTGGTGGCCTCCATGGTCAAGAGTGAATCCATCTATACCCAGAAGCTCCAGCTCAAGGGCATTCGGCTCACCGAGGGCAAGGAGGAGAGTATTCTCAAGGAGATCGGCGTGGAAAGGGTCATGCGGCAGGGTCTCGTGTTCCCGGAAAACATGCCCCTGCGACCGATCATTGACCAGGTATTGACCAGCACGCAGAACGTTTTCCCGATGGTGAATGAAGATGGCCTGCTGCGGGGCACGTTGACCCTTGGCGGATTGAAAACCGTTTTTTACCAACGGGATTTTCTGGCCGACCTGGTCATTGCAAAGGACATTGCCGCGCCACCGGTGTTCCTGACCCGCAAGGGGACGTTGCACAATGTTATGGAAATCAACAACCACCGGCTGGTGGAAGAAGTGCCCATCGTAAACAACGCCCGGGAGAAAAAATACCTTGGCATGGTATCGGTACAGGACGTGATTTCCCTGTACAACTCCGAAATCAAGAAACGGGAGCTGGCCCTGGCCGTGGTGACCCGGAAAAAATACAAGGACATTACCGAAGGCGTTTCTCTGGGTGAAGGGTATCGGCTCACCGAACTGCCGCTGCCTGAGAGTTTCATGGGAAAGAGCCTGAAGGATCTTGCTTTCCGGAACCAGTACAACCTGGAGATAATTCTGATCAAACGAAAAGGCCGGCCGGACATCATTCCGGATCCGGACACCCCCCTGAATCCCGGGGACCGGATCGTGGTGGTGGGGGTGCTGGATGATATCCGCACCTTCCAGAAAGCAGAGCAGGTGTCGTAA
- a CDS encoding histone deacetylase family protein, producing the protein MFRIRRIYDDAAPANRTAIATVQQILRDRFPLLHPDEVDHLLEKLKNPLKYRFRSILFVADVKRAIRGFALLMHAPDLNFCFLDFISTAQHQAGRGLGNALYDRIREEAARLGCRGLFFECLPDDPALCTDPEVLKQNARRLKFYEAWGARPLANTRYETPVRKNDDNPPFLVIDTLGRDTTFARKETRAIVRAILERKYPDVCDRKYVRMVVGSITDDPVRLRPFRYAKKKTVEPVKKALPEDQRIGLVYSANHQIHHVRERGYVESPVRVKSILKHLERSDLFSVLPVRHFADDHITAVHDKHFVRYLQAACASVPENESIYPYVFPIRNSTRPPKSLPMRAGYYCIDTFTPLNRSAYAAARHAVDCVLTGADDLLEGRYLAYALVRPPGHHAETSMFGGFCYFNSAAIAAHYLSRHGRVAILDIDYHHGNGQQEIFYRRADIFTLSIHGHPRFTYPFFSGFAEETGEAGGKGFNLNLPLPENSTAATYLQAIKRALNRLRAFAPQFVVVALGFDTAKGDPTGTWPLDAADYEEIGDLIGSLPHATLFVQEGGYNTRTLGKNAARFFAGIWKGSFT; encoded by the coding sequence ATGTTCAGAATACGACGCATATACGACGACGCGGCCCCGGCCAACCGGACAGCCATCGCAACGGTCCAGCAAATTCTGCGGGACCGGTTCCCCCTGCTCCACCCCGACGAGGTGGACCATCTTCTGGAAAAACTGAAAAACCCGTTAAAATACCGCTTCCGGTCCATCCTGTTCGTGGCGGATGTCAAGCGGGCCATACGGGGGTTTGCCCTGCTGATGCACGCGCCGGACCTGAACTTCTGTTTCCTGGATTTCATCTCCACGGCCCAGCATCAGGCCGGCCGGGGGCTGGGCAACGCCCTCTACGACAGAATCCGGGAAGAAGCGGCCCGACTGGGGTGCCGGGGCCTTTTTTTTGAATGTCTCCCTGACGATCCGGCCCTGTGTACCGATCCCGAAGTTCTCAAACAGAACGCCCGCCGTCTCAAGTTTTACGAAGCCTGGGGGGCACGGCCCCTTGCCAACACCCGTTATGAAACACCGGTCCGGAAGAATGATGACAACCCGCCCTTTCTGGTGATCGACACCCTGGGCCGGGACACCACCTTTGCCAGAAAGGAGACGCGGGCCATTGTGCGGGCCATTCTGGAACGCAAGTACCCGGACGTGTGTGACCGAAAATATGTCCGCATGGTGGTCGGCTCCATCACCGACGACCCGGTACGGCTCCGGCCCTTCCGGTATGCAAAAAAGAAAACTGTTGAGCCGGTGAAAAAAGCCCTGCCCGAAGACCAGCGCATCGGCCTTGTCTATAGCGCCAACCACCAGATCCACCATGTGCGGGAGCGGGGCTACGTGGAGTCGCCGGTGCGCGTAAAAAGCATTCTCAAGCACCTGGAACGGTCCGACCTGTTTTCCGTGCTGCCGGTGCGCCACTTTGCCGATGACCATATCACCGCCGTTCATGACAAACACTTTGTCCGGTATCTTCAGGCCGCCTGCGCATCCGTGCCGGAAAACGAGTCCATCTATCCTTACGTGTTTCCCATCCGCAACAGCACCCGGCCTCCGAAGTCCCTTCCCATGCGGGCCGGGTACTACTGCATCGACACCTTCACCCCGCTGAACCGGAGCGCTTATGCCGCGGCCCGTCATGCCGTGGACTGCGTGCTGACCGGGGCCGACGACCTGCTGGAGGGCCGATACCTGGCCTATGCATTGGTGCGGCCCCCCGGCCACCACGCCGAAACCAGCATGTTCGGGGGGTTCTGCTATTTCAACTCCGCGGCCATCGCTGCCCACTACCTGAGCCGCCACGGCCGGGTGGCGATTTTGGACATTGACTATCACCACGGCAACGGCCAGCAGGAAATCTTTTACCGACGCGCCGATATCTTTACCCTCTCCATTCACGGCCATCCCCGCTTCACCTACCCCTTTTTCAGCGGATTTGCCGAGGAGACCGGAGAGGCGGGGGGCAAGGGCTTCAACCTCAACCTGCCCCTGCCGGAAAACAGCACCGCCGCTACCTATCTTCAGGCCATAAAACGCGCGTTAAATCGCCTGCGGGCCTTTGCCCCCCAGTTTGTAGTGGTGGCCCTGGGATTTGACACGGCCAAGGGGGACCCCACCGGCACCTGGCCCCTGGACGCGGCCGACTATGAAGAGATCGGCGATTTGATCGGCAGCCTTCCCCACGCCACTCTTTTTGTGCAGGAAGGGGGATACAACACCCGAACCCTGGGGAAAAACGCGGCCCGCTTTTTTGCGGGCATATGGAAAGGATCATTCACATAG
- the pyrE gene encoding orotate phosphoribosyltransferase: MNDRQRLIELIRQRAYRRTETPEITLASGKKSCFYFNLKKVICSSEGQYLSGRLVYDKIMALGLAPDGVGGLTMGADPISYATAYTFHLNHGAVEAFSIRKEPKDHGAGLQIEGNIGQGARVIITEDVVTTGGSTIKAITIARAHGLQVMGVIALLDRCEENGRQNIEAQGVPMHAILSIADFK, encoded by the coding sequence ATGAATGACAGACAACGACTGATCGAACTGATACGGCAGCGAGCCTACCGCCGCACTGAAACACCGGAAATCACCCTGGCCTCGGGCAAGAAGAGCTGCTTCTACTTCAACCTGAAAAAGGTCATCTGTTCGTCGGAAGGCCAGTACCTTTCCGGCCGGTTGGTCTACGACAAAATAATGGCGCTGGGACTTGCGCCGGACGGCGTCGGCGGGCTGACCATGGGGGCTGACCCCATCTCCTATGCCACGGCCTATACCTTTCACCTCAACCACGGGGCTGTCGAGGCCTTTTCCATCCGCAAGGAGCCCAAGGACCACGGCGCCGGCCTTCAGATCGAAGGCAACATCGGCCAGGGCGCCCGGGTGATCATCACCGAAGACGTGGTTACCACCGGCGGCTCCACCATCAAGGCCATCACCATTGCCCGGGCCCACGGCCTCCAGGTAATGGGCGTCATCGCCCTGCTGGACCGGTGCGAAGAAAACGGCAGACAGAACATCGAGGCACAGGGCGTTCCCATGCACGCCATTCTGTCCATCGCCGATTTCAAGTAA
- a CDS encoding PTS sugar transporter subunit IIA — protein sequence MEHLFNILVFAASFAVIALASKQIGHYLVRTSLPLITGFLLTGILAGPHGLNLISASAVSGLGFVDEIALAFIAFAAGNELYIKDLKNRIKSIQWMTVCLVVATLGICGTAIFFLANQIPLLGALSVPGRVAVSLLGASILVALSPSATMAVINELRAKGPFTQTVLGVTMIADVVVITLFAISLSMTSGLLTGMGINIGFIGILLLEMSLSLVFGYLLGRLFMGILRLPAGRPVKAGAILMSGYGIYALAGAIRALSQSYLPFSIIVEPLLICMIGGFVVSNYGQGRMEFSDILQELGPAVYIAFFTLTGASLPLDVLARTWQIALVLVVVRFGAVVVGAVAGGVAAREPAAYNRVGWMAYITQAGVSLGLAKAVVVEFPEWGGPFATILIAVVVFNQILGPPLLKQAILLLQEAHPKGEAPVHAGPREAIIFGLEPQALALARLLASNDWQVRITVLGGCADTSRNMGVKICHIPSLTLNALEQMDAGRAEAIVTLLSDEENLRVCELAYEHFGTPNLVVRLNDRANINRFQDLGALIVDPGTAMVNLLDQFVRSPSAASLLLGMEENQSVVELEVRNPNLHGIALRDLRLPISTLILSIRRHGQVLVSHGHTRLEVGDTVTLVGTPESLKEVELKFDVNREHALAHLVERITPRALVSDSLATEVREMVRTGPEAPDANRPMDRFDRFIEEGLVLDLDRRVGVEELFRQIADALAPRLATPPDRLYALLVAREKESSTAITQGLAIPHIVIDGSRTFAILLARCRQGVRFSDAAPMVHAVFVLAGTRDERNFHLQALSAIAQIVQNPNFERLWLRAKNAQALREVVLRAERKRQG from the coding sequence ATGGAGCACTTGTTCAACATTCTTGTTTTTGCCGCAAGCTTTGCCGTCATTGCCCTGGCGTCAAAGCAGATCGGCCACTACCTGGTGCGCACCTCCCTGCCCCTGATCACCGGGTTTCTGCTCACCGGCATCCTGGCAGGCCCCCACGGCCTGAACCTGATCTCCGCGTCCGCCGTTTCCGGCCTGGGCTTTGTCGATGAAATCGCGCTGGCCTTCATTGCCTTTGCCGCGGGCAACGAGCTTTACATCAAAGACCTGAAAAACCGGATTAAAAGCATTCAGTGGATGACGGTGTGTCTGGTTGTCGCCACCCTTGGCATCTGCGGCACCGCCATTTTTTTCCTGGCCAACCAAATTCCGCTGCTGGGAGCCCTGTCTGTGCCGGGCCGCGTGGCGGTGTCCCTGCTCGGGGCCTCTATTCTCGTGGCCCTTTCCCCTTCAGCGACCATGGCCGTAATCAACGAACTCCGGGCCAAGGGGCCCTTCACCCAGACCGTGCTGGGCGTGACCATGATCGCGGACGTGGTGGTGATCACCCTGTTTGCCATCAGCCTGTCGATGACCAGCGGGCTGTTGACCGGCATGGGAATCAATATCGGCTTTATCGGCATCCTGCTTCTTGAAATGTCTCTTTCCCTGGTTTTTGGGTACCTGCTGGGCAGGCTCTTCATGGGCATTCTCCGGCTACCGGCAGGCAGGCCGGTCAAGGCCGGGGCCATCCTGATGTCCGGTTACGGGATATATGCCCTTGCCGGGGCCATCCGCGCCCTCTCTCAGTCTTACCTGCCTTTCAGCATCATTGTTGAACCCCTGCTGATCTGCATGATCGGCGGGTTTGTGGTGTCCAACTACGGCCAGGGCCGAATGGAGTTTTCAGACATTCTCCAGGAACTCGGGCCGGCGGTGTACATCGCCTTTTTCACACTTACCGGGGCATCCCTTCCCCTGGATGTGCTGGCCCGGACCTGGCAGATCGCCCTGGTGCTGGTGGTGGTACGGTTCGGCGCCGTGGTGGTCGGCGCCGTGGCCGGCGGCGTGGCGGCACGGGAGCCGGCGGCCTACAACCGGGTGGGATGGATGGCCTACATCACCCAGGCCGGGGTGAGCCTGGGCCTGGCCAAGGCGGTGGTGGTGGAATTTCCGGAATGGGGCGGGCCTTTTGCCACCATTCTCATTGCCGTGGTGGTGTTCAACCAGATTCTTGGGCCCCCGCTGTTAAAGCAGGCCATCCTTCTGCTGCAGGAGGCCCATCCCAAGGGAGAAGCCCCGGTCCACGCCGGCCCGCGGGAGGCCATCATCTTCGGCCTGGAACCCCAGGCCCTGGCCCTGGCCCGGCTGCTGGCATCCAATGACTGGCAGGTGAGAATCACCGTTCTGGGAGGATGCGCGGACACCTCCAGGAACATGGGTGTTAAAATCTGTCATATTCCCAGCCTGACCCTGAACGCCCTTGAACAGATGGATGCCGGCCGGGCCGAAGCCATTGTCACCCTGCTTTCCGATGAAGAAAACCTTCGCGTCTGCGAACTGGCCTACGAACACTTCGGCACGCCCAACCTGGTGGTACGGCTCAATGACCGGGCCAACATCAACCGGTTCCAGGACCTGGGGGCACTGATCGTGGACCCGGGAACGGCCATGGTCAACCTGCTGGACCAGTTTGTGCGCTCGCCCTCGGCCGCCTCCCTGCTGCTGGGCATGGAGGAAAACCAGAGCGTGGTGGAGCTGGAGGTGAGAAACCCGAACCTGCACGGTATTGCCCTGCGGGACCTGCGCCTGCCCATCAGCACCCTGATTCTATCCATTCGCCGCCATGGCCAGGTGCTGGTGTCCCATGGGCATACCCGGCTGGAGGTGGGGGATACCGTCACCCTGGTGGGCACGCCGGAAAGCCTGAAGGAGGTGGAGCTGAAGTTTGACGTGAACCGGGAACACGCCCTGGCCCATCTGGTAGAAAGAATAACACCCCGGGCGCTGGTTTCCGATTCCCTGGCCACCGAGGTAAGAGAGATGGTGCGGACCGGCCCGGAAGCCCCGGATGCAAACCGGCCCATGGACCGGTTTGACCGGTTTATCGAGGAGGGCCTGGTGCTGGACCTGGACCGCCGGGTAGGCGTGGAAGAACTGTTCAGACAAATCGCCGATGCCCTGGCACCACGGCTGGCCACACCGCCGGACCGTCTTTACGCGTTGCTGGTGGCCCGGGAAAAGGAGAGCAGCACCGCCATCACCCAGGGCCTTGCCATCCCCCACATCGTCATTGACGGATCCCGCACCTTTGCCATCCTGCTGGCCCGGTGCCGCCAGGGGGTGCGTTTTTCCGACGCCGCGCCCATGGTGCATGCCGTGTTTGTGCTGGCCGGCACCAGGGACGAACGAAACTTTCACCTGCAGGCCCTCTCCGCCATTGCCCAGATCGTTCAGAACCCCAACTTTGAACGGCTGTGGCTGCGGGCCAAAAACGCCCAGGCCCTGCGAGAAGTGGTGCTGCGGGCCGAGCGGAAACGGCAGGGATAA
- a CDS encoding phosphatase domain-containing putative toxin: MKTITKTLTLLVFLLSAATLYAEEPRVRPDTWARPIINTDLKNWHRVDDKVYRSAQPNAEEMNAVESFGIEEVLNLRNLFSDDDEAEGTGLVLHRIPSSAGRMTREQVTEALKIINDAKGPILVHCWHGADRTGAVVAAWRMAAHGWSAEAAIDEMVNGGFNFHATYDNLITLLKGLDVEQVRRDAGLPARP, encoded by the coding sequence ATGAAAACGATAACAAAAACCCTGACCCTGCTTGTCTTTTTGCTGTCCGCCGCAACCCTTTACGCAGAGGAGCCCCGGGTCCGGCCGGACACCTGGGCCCGGCCGATCATCAACACCGACCTGAAAAACTGGCACCGGGTGGATGACAAGGTCTATCGCTCGGCTCAGCCCAATGCCGAGGAGATGAACGCCGTTGAGTCCTTCGGCATTGAAGAGGTTCTGAATTTGCGCAACCTTTTTTCTGATGATGACGAGGCCGAAGGCACCGGCCTGGTGCTCCACCGGATACCGTCGTCAGCCGGCAGGATGACCCGGGAACAGGTGACCGAAGCCCTTAAAATTATAAATGATGCCAAAGGCCCCATCCTGGTCCACTGCTGGCACGGGGCCGACCGCACCGGCGCGGTAGTCGCCGCCTGGCGCATGGCGGCCCACGGCTGGTCCGCGGAGGCGGCCATCGATGAAATGGTCAACGGCGGGTTCAACTTTCATGCCACCTACGACAACCTGATCACCCTGCTTAAAGGACTGGATGTGGAACAGGTACGACGCGACGCCGGGCTGCCGGCCCGGCCGTAA